The Streptomyces nigra genome includes the window CCGGGGCGACGACATCGAGCTGAGGTTCACCAACGCGGGCCGGTCGAGCGTCAGGCTGCGGATCGCCGACGGGTACGGCGGGCGTACCGCGACGGTGACCGTACGGGCCGGCGCCACCGTCCGCCGGGTCTTCGGCCTCGCGGCCAGCCGCCGCTGGTACGACCTGACGGTGACCGCCGACGGCGACCGGCCGTTCCTGCGGCGGTTCGCCGGGCACGTGGAGAACGGGCGGCCGGGGGTGAGCGACCCGGCGACGCTCACCGAGTAGATCGACCAGAGAGCGACTCTCACCGAGCGGTCGGGTCAGAGCGGCGTCAGGTGTCCCGGGTCCGGCTGCCGGGGCACCACCACCCGTTCCGGGGCCGCCGACTCCGGTTCCAGGGCCAGGACGGCGGCCACCGGGTGCGCGTCGTCCGCCATCGAGGATGCGGGTTCCGCGGGGACGGCCGGCGTGGGTGTGGCGCGGGTCAGGAGCACCACGCCCCAGGACGCCAGGCCCGCCCCGGCCACGGCGGCCAGCACACCGGCCGGGCCGCCCCGCAGCCGTTCGCCGAGCAGGACCAGGCCGATCACGGCGGCTGCGAGCGGATTGGCGAGGGTGACCACCGCGAGCGGGGCGCCCAGGCCGCCCCGGTAGGCGGTCTGGGACAGCAGCAGCCCTCCCGCCGCGAGCGCGGCGACCAGGACGGCCACCCCGGTGACCTGGAGGCTGAGCACCGGGGCGGAGTGGTCGGTGGCGGCCACCGTCACCGTCTGGGTGAGGGCCGAGGCGACCCCGGAGGCGAAACCGGACGCGGTCGCGTGCCGCAGTCCCGGCCGGGCGCCCGGCCACGCCAGCATCCCGGTCAGGGCGACCGTCACCGCCGCGACCCCGATCGCCTCCGGCGTGCTCAGCACGTCGTCGGGCGCGGGAGCGGACGCCATCACCAGGATCACGGCGAGACCGGTCAGCGTCAGTGCCGTGCCCCGCCACTCCACCGCGCGGACCCGGCGGCCCGCGAGCCGCGCGCCCAGCGGTACGGCGGCGACCAGGGTGAGCGCGCCGAGCGGTTGCACCACCGTCAGTGGGCCGTACTTGAGGGCTATGACGTGCAGCAGGGCGCCGGTGGCGTTGAGCAGCACCGTCCCCCACCAGGCGCCCGAGCCCAGCAGCCGTACCAGGCCGGTGCCGGCGCTGCGAGAGGCGAGCCGCTCCTGGGCGACGGCTGCGGCGGCGTAGGCGACGGCCGAGACCAGGGAGAGCACGACGGCGAGCAGCGTGGCGGTCATCGTCCCGCTCCCGCGAGGACGGCGTCGCGGGACGCGGTCTCCCCCCGGCGCTGTGCCGGGAGGAGCCGGCCGGCCGTGGTGGCCGTGCGTCCGGGCCGGGGGATCAGCGCGAGCGCGAGGCCCAGCAGGGCCGTCGCCGCGATCGCGTCGAGCCAGTAGTGGTTGGCCGTGCCGACGATCACCAGCAGGGTCAGCGCGGGGTGCAGGAGCCACAGCACGCGCCACCGGGACCGGGTCGCCGCGATCAGGCCGACGGCGAGCATCAGGGCCCAGCCGAAGTGCAGCGACGGCATCGCCGCGAACTGGTTGGAGAGCTGGTCGGTCTGCGGGGGGCCGTAGACCGAGGGGCCGTAGAGGCGGGCGGTGTCCAGCAGGCCGGTCGCGGCGAGCAGACGCGGCGGGGCGAGCGGGAACGCCAGATGCAGCAGCAGGGCGGCGCCGGTGACGGCCGTCAGGACACGTCGGGCCCAGACGTAGTGCGCGGGGCGCCGCAGGTAGAGCCAGACCAGGAAGGCCAGGGTCGCCGGGAAGTGGACGGTCGCGTAGTACGTGTTGGCCAGGCGTATGAGGGCGTCGCCGTGCAGCAGGAGGTGCTGCACGGCGCCCTCGCCGGGGAGGCGGACGGCGCGTTCGAGGTCCCACAGCCGGTCCGCGTTGCGGAAGGCCTCGCCGGTGTGGCCGGTGGCCAGTTGGCGGCCGGCCTTGTAGGCGAGGAAGAACCCGGCCACGAGCAGCAGCTCGCGGACCAGTGGTGGCCGCGGTGGCGCGGCCTCCTTCCGGTAAGGCTCGGTGCGGGCATTCATCCCCCGGCCCCTTCGCTGACGTAGGTGGTGCTGGGCGAGCTTGTCGGGCTGGGGACTGCTCCGGCTCGGCGAACTCATCGATACGTGCCCGTTCCGAAACGGGGCTGTACCGATACGCCACTGTACCGATACGCCAGCGTTCCGGTACAGTGGCGTATCGATAGACGTGCGACACACTGGAAGGCGGGCCCCGCCGACCGCGGGAGCCGCACCCGGACCGAGGAGACGAGCAGATGACGTCGCAGGCCGCGGACGGACCGGACACGGTCGCCGCCTCGCGCCGCTCCAAGCTCACGCGCGAGCGTGAACAGGAGTTCTTCGACGCCGTCCTCGACCAGATCCGCGCCTGCGGGTACGAGTCCGTGACCATGGAGGGCGTCGCCGCCAGCACACGGTGCAGCAAGGCCACGCTCTACCGGCAGTGGCGGACCAAGCCGCAGTTCGTCGCGGCCGCCCTGCGGGCCAGCCGGCAGACCCGCTTCGACGGCATCGACACCGGCTCCCTCGCCGACGACCTGAGGGAGGCCGCCCGCGCGACGGGCGCCTGGTCGGCCAAGGACACCCGGCTGCTGCAGGCCCTCGGCCACGCCGTCACCGAGGACGAGGAGCTGCGCACGGCGTTGCGCGAAGCGCTCATCGACCCCGAGATCGACGCGCTCCGGCAGATCCTGCAGCGCGGGGTCGAGCGGGGCGAGGTGCCCGCCGACCACCCGGCGCTCGACTACATCCCCGCGCAGATCTTCGGCGTGCTGCGGGCTCGTCCCGTCCTGGAGGGCAAGGACGCCGACCCCGAGTACATCGTCCGGTTCGTGGAGGCCGCCGTGCTGCCCACGCTCGGACTCACCTGAGACCCAGGCCGCCGTCCGCGGGATGACTGGACGGCGACCTGAAGCGCCGCACCGTGGGGACGGGGGCGGCGCGCACCACCCGGCCGGGTGGGGTGCCCCTTGAGCGGAGGGGCCGCCCCACCCGGCCGAGTCACGTCCGGACCATCCGGGCCGGGCTCACACGTCCTGGCCGGGGCCGCCGCCCGAGGACACCTCGATGCCCTTCACGATCTCGTCGAGGACGGCCTGGCCCTCGTCGGCGTCGACACCGAGACGCACCACGACGATCTCCTTGCCGTCCGAGGCCGGCGACGGGAAGGCGAGCGACTCGACATAGCCGTCCGAGCCCTTGCTGGTGACCGCCTGCCAGCGGACCAGATAGCCCTTGCGTCCGGCCACGGTCACCGCCTTCGACGCCAGCACCTTGTGCGAGGTGATCTTTCCGTAGCCGGTGCCGTACGACTCCTTCGCGTTCTCCGCGATGTCCGCCTCGGCGACCTTCTCGGGGGTGTCGCCCGCCGTGCCCAGCTCCCGGGCCGGGGCCGAGTAGGCGCCGCCCTTCATACAGGTCTCGGAGGTCTGCGCCGGGCACGGGTAGGTGTCCTTCGACGCCACCTGCGCGCCGAAGCGGATCTGCTGCCCGTACCAGCCGTCCGGCACCGGAAGGCTGATGCCGTTCAGCGGGTCGGCGACCGAACCGCTCTCCACCCTGGGTGGCCCGGACCCCTCCGGAGCCTGCGACGGCCCGCCCGACTCCCCGCCGGGGCCCTCGGGCAGGTCCGGGCGGCCCGGCACCTCCCGGGAACCGGCCGCCGTGCCGTCCGGGCCGTCCTCGGCCGTCAGCGCGTACACGCCGACGCCTATGCACGCCAGGACCACCGCCGCCACGCCGGCGGCTATCCCGGTGCGCAGCCCCCGCCGCGCGCCGGGCGCGGGCACGCCGGGATAGCCGGGGTGCACGGGGTACGGCGGATACGCCCCGCCGGCCGGCGGGCCTGCCGTGGCGGCGGTTCCGGCGGCCCGGACCTGGTCCGTCCACGCGTTGCCGTCCCACCAGCGCTCGGTGGGCGGGCCGTCACTGTGCCGGCCTGGGTCGGGGTACCAGCCGGGAGGAGTCACCTGCGTCATGGGCCCACCGTATGAGGTGCGGGTGAAAGCCGGATGAGAGGGCCCGCCCCCGCGCCGCCCCGCCCGGTCCGGAACCTCCGCGACGAGCCCGGGGAGCCCGGCCCTCCACCCACGCCGCCGATCCCCGACTGCCCCTCCGTGACCGGAATTTGACTGTCATTCAGTCGATACGGGCCATGTCGCGGGCCCTGCGCGTCGCCCGCCCGCACCCGCCGTCACCCGTCGCGGCAACAGGTCCCCCGACCGCTCTCCATTCGGTCCGCCGGAGGACTACGCTCGGGTTCGGTACGTCCGGGCGACTTGGGGAGGTAGCGGGATGACGGAGGTACGGCCCACGCAGGCCGCCTCGGCCTCCCTCTGGGAGCGCGACGAGGAGGTCGCCGCCATCGGGCGGGCCCTCGACCGGCTGTGCGCCGAAGAGACCTCCTCGGGCAGCCTGCTGGTGCTGCGGGCCGAGGCCGGCCTCGGCAAGACCGCCTTGCTGGCCGAAACCCGCCGTATCGCCGAGGCCCGCGGCTGCACCGTCTGGTCCGCCCGCGGCGGCGAGACCCTCAGCTCCGTGCCCTTCAACGTCGTACGGCAGCTGCTCCAGCCCGCGCTCCTGTCGCTGATGCCCGAGGAGGCCCGCGAGTACCTCGGCGACTGGTACGACATCGCGGGGCCCGCCCTCGGGATAGCGGACCCCGGCGACCGCCAGGCCGACCCGCAGGGTGTGTGCGACGGACTGGTCGCCGCCGTCCGCCGGCTCGCCCGGCGCGAATGGCCGCTGGTGCTGCTGATCGACGACGCCCACTGGGCCGACCAGGAGACCCTGCGCTGGCTCGCCGCCTTCAGCGAACGCCTCGCCGAGCAGAACGTCTTAGTGGTCGTGGCCCGCCGCCCCGGCGAGGTCAGCGGCGACAGCGCCCGCCACCTCGACGCCATCGCCGACGCCGGTGACTCCGTCTCCACGCTCAGCGCCCTCACCCCGGAGGCCACCGCCGGTCTCACCCGCGCCACCCTGGGCGCCCACGCCGACGGGCCGTTCTGCCGCGAGGTCTGGGCCGTCACCGGCGGCAACCCGTACGAGACCGTCGAACTCCTCGCCAAGGTCCAGGAGAACGAGTTCGAGCCGACCGAGGCGGCCGCCGGCGAGCTGCGCGCCCTGAACCGCGCGGCGCGCGGCGGCGGCCTCGTCGCCCGCCTGGAGACCCTCGGCATCGAGGCCACCCGGTTCGCCTGGGCCGCCGCCATCCTCGGCACCGGCATCACCGTCGACCTGGTCGCCGAACTGGCCACGATGGGTGTCGACGACGCCGTGCGCTGCGCCGAACTCCTGCGCAGCGCCCGCATACTGACCGAACCCGACCCCGCCGGGGTGCAGCCCGACGACGGCGAGTTCCAGTTCGTCCACCCGCTGATCGCCACCGCCGTCTACAACTCCATCCCGGACGCGCTGCGCACCGCCATGCACGGCATCGCCGCCCGCGTCGTCACCGACAACGGCCGGGGTGCCGCCGTCGCCGCCCGCCACCTCCTGGAGGTCCACCCCGACGGCGACGAGGAACTCGTCGAGCAACTGCGCGAGGCCGCCCGCGAGCATCTGGCCGTCGGCGCCCCCGACGCGGCCCGCCGCTGTCTGGAGCGCGCCCTGGTGGAGCCGCCCCGCCCCGAGATCCACGCCCATGTGCTGCACGAACTCGGCTGCGCCACCCTGCTGACCGCGCCCGCCGTCACCATCGACCATCTGCAGCGGGCCCTCGCCCTGCCAGGCCTGGACGGCGACGAACGCGTCGACGCCGTCTACCGCCTGTCCCAGGCCCTGCTCCACAACGACCAGCTGGAGGAGGCCGTCCGCACCGTCGAGGCGGAGGCCGCCCGGCAGAGCGGACCCACCCGGCTGCGGCTCCAGGCCGTGCAGTTCATGTGGGAGGGCATCCACGGCGAGGCCGCCTCACCGGGACGCTCCGCGCGCCTCGCCGACCTGGCCGCCACCTGCACCGGGCGGGACAACTCCGAGCGCGCCCTGCTCATCCTGCGCGGCTTCGACGCCATGGCGCGCGGCGAGAACGCCGAGGAGGTCGCCGAGCTGTGCGACCGCGCCCTCGTCAACGGCCGCCTCGCCCCCGGCCTCGGCTGGACCGACCCCGAGTGGGGCCTGGAGCTGCCGATGATGCTGGCCAGCGCCTACGCCTTCACCGACCGCCTCGACCGCGCCGAGACCCTCTACAACGAGGCGCTGCGCGCCTACGAGTCGGTCGGCTGGAGCGGCGGCCACCTCGCCCTCGCGCACGCCTATGTCGGGCTCGGTCACCGCAGACGCGGGCGGCTCCGGGAGGCCGAGGAGTCCCTGCGCGAGTCGCTGGCGTTCGCCGAGCGCGTCGGCCGGCGGCTGCCGCTGCACTGGTCCGCGACCTGCAACCTCGTCGACACGCTGCTCGCCCGCGGCCATGTCGAGGAGGCCTGGGACATCGCCGAGCGGTACGGCTTCGCCCCGCCCTACCCGTCCACCATCGTGCTGCCGGACCCGCGCTCGGTCCGCGGCCGGCTGCTGCTCGCCGTGGGCCGCACCAAGGACGGCATCAACGAACTGGAGGCGGCCGAGAAGGCGGCGGCCGTCCGCGGCCACCACAACCCCGTCCTGGTCCCCTGGGCGGTGGACCTCGCCCGCGCCCTCGCCAACGAGGACCCCGCGCGGGCCGCCCGGCTGGCCGCCGAGCTCCGCCGGCACGCCGAGCGCCTGGGCACCGACACCGCGATCGGCGAGGCCCTGCGCTGCGCGGCGGCGCTGGAGACCGGGCAGCGGGCCGTGCGTCTGGCCGAGCGGGCCGTCACCTATCTGGAGGCGTCGCCCTGCCAGTACGAGCACGCCGTCGCCCGCGTCGAGTACGGCCTGGCCGCCCGCTCCGCCGCGGAACTGCGGCGCGGTCTGACGCTGGCCCGCTCCTGCGGCGCGGACGGGCTGGTGCTCCAGGCCGAGGCCGCGCTGGCCACCGGTCTGCTCTGAGACCCGGTCACAGGCTCAGCAACTGCTCGGTGACCGCCGTCAGCCGCGCCCGCGTGCCGGGGTCGTAGGCGGCCGGATGGGCCCGGGCCGGTGACGTCCCCTCGAAGTAACCGCCCGAGCCCCGGTCCCGGGTGGCGAGCGCGACGACACCGGGGGCGCCGTCGGCGACCGTGTGGAAGGGCGTGAAGCCGCTGTCGCGGACCATCGCGGTGTCCATGTGCGTCGCCGGGTGCACCACGTTCACCGACACACCGGTGCCGGCCAGCTCGTCGGCGAGGACGAACGTGTGCACCGCCAGGGCGAACTTGCTGCGGCAGTACGCGGCCACGCCGTCGTAGCCGCGGGTCATCTCCGGGTCGGCGGGGTCCAGCGGCTCCTGGCCCGCCGAGCCGACGTTCACGATCCGGGCCGGGGCGTTCGCGCGCAGCACGGGCAGCAGCGCGCGGGTCAGCACCACCGGCGCCAGGCAGTTCACCGCGAGACGCAGTTCGTGGCCGTCGGCGCTCAGCTCCCGGCGGGTGAGGTCCGGACCGCCCCCGACCGCCGCGTTGTTGATGAGGACGTCCAGTTCCGGGTGGTCGCCGGCGACATGCGCGGCCAGCTCCCGCACCTGGGCGAGCGAGGCCAGATCGGCCACGTACCCGTCGGCCTCCCCGTGCGCGCGCAGCTCCTCGACGAGCCGTTCCGTGCGGTCGGCGTCCCGCCCGTGGGCGAGCACCCGGTGCCCGGCGCGGACCAGTTCGAAGGCGACGTACCGGCCGAGGCCCGAGGTGGCGCCGGTGAGCAGCAGCGTGGACATGACCTCACCGTAGGCACGCCGGACGGCACACGCGCGCCGCGGCCCGGCGTACGGCCGCCCGGGTCACCCGGCGGTGCCGGCGTCCGCGTCGGACTTCTCGGACAGCACCCGCTGGGCGACGGCGAACGCGGCGTTCGCGGCCGGCACCCCGCAGTACACGGCCGTCTGGAGCAGCACGGCGCCGATCTCGTCCGGCGTCAGACCGTTGCGCCGGGCCGCGCGGACGTGCATGGCCAGCTCCTCGTGGTGGCTGTGCGCGACCAGCGCCGTCAGGGTGATCATGCTGCGTTCGCGCCGGCTGAGTGTCGGGTCGGTCCAGATCTCGCCCCAGGCGTAGCGCGTGATGAAGTCCTGGAAGCGGGCGGTGAACGCGGTCTGGCGGGCCTGCGCCCGGTCCACGTGCGCGTCGCCCAGCACCTCGCGGCGCACCGCCATGCCCCGCCGCCCGTCGCCGCCGAGGTGGGCGCGCAAGGCGGTGAGCACGGCCTCCGGCCGTTCGGCGGGGGCCAGATGCGAGGCGCCCGGGATCTCGACCAGCGCGGCGCCCGGCACGGCGTCCGCGATCTCCCGCAGATGCGCGGGCGGGGTCGCCGGATCATCGCGGCCGGCGACCAGCAGGGTGGGCGCGGTGATCCGGTCCAGCAGATCGCGCAGGTCGAACGCGGCCAGCGCGTCGCAGCAGGCGGCGTAGGCGGCGGGGTCGGCCTCCCGGTGGTCGCGGACCAGCCGGGGCACGGTGAAGCCGGTGGTGAACCAGCGGGCGTCCGCGGTGTCGGCGAGTCCCGCCAGCCCCTCCCGCCGTACCCGCTCGGCCCGCTCCTCCCAGGGCGCGGAGCCGCCGAAGTGCGCCGACGAGCAGATCGCGGCCAGCGAGGTGACGCGCTCCGGGTGGTGGACGGCCAGATGCAGCCCGACGGCACCGCCGAGCGAGACACCCGCGTAGGCGAACCGCTCGATGCCGAGGGAGTCGGCGAGCGTGAGCACCAGGCCGGCCAGGTCGGCGACCGTCGCCTTGGGACTGAGCAGACCGGCGGGTGAGCCGCCGTGCCCGGGCAGGTCCCAGCGGATCACCCGGTGGGTGGGCGACAGCTCGGGCGCCACCGCGTCCCACAGCGCGTACGAGGTGCCGAGCGAGGGTCCGAGCAGCAGCGGGGGCGCGGAGGCGGGGCCGTCGGCGCGGTGGTGGAGAAGGGTCAACGTCGCTCCAGGGCACGGTCGGTGAGGGCTCCGGCGGAGCCGGTGTAGTGCGTCGGGTCGAGGTCGGCGTCCGCCAGCTCGGGCGCCTCGGCGAGCGGGCGTCCCTCCGCGGCCAGCCGGGTCAGCAGCTCCTTGGCGCGGGCGCGGCCCAGCTCCGGGGCCAGTTCGGCGGACAGTCGCTCCGAGACGACCGCCCCGCCGGTGAGATGGAGGTTCGCGCGCATCGCGTCCGGGCGCACCCGCAGCCCCTCCGCCAGCTCGGCGGCGTCCCGGGCGGCGCCGCCCACCAGGCGCAGCAGGTCCCGCAGCGGCTCCCACTCCGCGTGCCAGGCGCCGGCCGGCCGTTCGTCCTCGGCGACCAGCGACCCGTACAGGGTGGCCGCGAGCTGCGGCGCCCGCCGGGCGGCGGCGACGATCAGGGTGGACCGTACGGGGTTGGACTTGTGCGGCATCGCGGAGGAGCCGCCGCCGCTGCCCTCGGCGACCTCGGCGATCTCGGTGCGCGACAGGGTCAGCACGTCCACGGCGGCCTTCCCGAGGGCGCCCGCCGTGAACGCCAGGCAGCCCGCTAGGTCGGCGACCGGGGTGCGCAGCGTGTGCCACGGCAACTCCGGGACCCGCAGCCCGAGTTCGCGGGCGTAGCCCGCCGGCAGCGCGATCGGGTCGGCCGCCCCGTACGCCCCGAACACCGCCAGCGTCCCGGCGGCACCCCCGAGCTGGGCGGGCAGCGTGTCCCGTACGGCCGTCGTCCGGTCCCGCGCGTCGAGGACCAGCGCGCGCCACCCGGCTGCCTTCAGACCGAACGTCGTCGGGACGGCGTGCTGGGTGAGGGTGCGGCCCGGCAGTGCGGTGTCGCGGTGCGCGGCGGCCAGCCGGGCGAACGCCCGCTGGGCGCGCTCCAGGTCGGCGAGGACCGGGCCGAGGGCGCGCACGGCCACCAGCATCAGGGCGGTGTCCATGATGTCCTGGCTGGTCGCGCCCCGGTGGACGTAGGGGCCGTGCTCCTCGCCGACGGCCCGGGTGAGCGCGCCGACGAGCGGGATGACCGGGTTGCCGCCCGCGCGTGCCTCCTCGGCGAGCGCCCGTGTGTCGAAGCGGTCCGCGTCCGCCGCGCCGGTCACCGCCCGGGCGGCCTCCTCCGGGGCGAGGCCCAGGGCCGCCTGGGCGCGGGTCAGGGCGGCCTCCGCGTCCAGCAGGGCCTGCAGGAAGGCCGTGTCGCCGGTCGCGCGGGCCGCCGCCGAACCCGTCCACCCGGGGGCGAGCAGACCGCTGTCACCGGTTTCGGCAGAAGTCACTGGTACTCCAGGAAGACCGTCTCGCCTTCGCCCTGAAGGCGGATGTCGAAACGGTACGTGGCACGGCCCTCGTCCCGCGCGACCAGCGTGGCGCGTCGCTCCGGGGGCAGCCCGGCGAGCAGCGGGTCCGCGGCGTGCCCGGCCGTGTCCTCCGGCAGATAGAGCCGGGTGAACAGGTGCACCAGCAGCCCCCGCGCGAACACGCAGACGCTCAGGTACGGGGCGCTCGCGCCGCGGGCGCCGGGGCGCAGGGTGCGCGCGTACCAGTGCCCGTCCGCGTCGGTCTGCGTCCGGCCCCAGCCGGTGAACTCCACGCCGTTGCGCCCCAGATGGCCGCCGCTCGCCGGGTCGCGCCGCATCGAGCCGTCGGCGGTCGGGATGTTCCCGCCCGGGTCGGCGCCCCACAGTTCGAGGAACGCGTCCGGCAGCGGCGCGCCCGCGCCGTCGAGGACGTACCCGTGCACGGTGATGGTGTCCGGGTGCCCGAGCGGGGCGATGTCCTCGCCGCCGGGGAAGGGCAGCGCGTAGCCGTAGAAGGGGCCCACCGTGTGGGAGGGCGTCGGCAGGACGCCGCCCGGTCCGTTCGTGTCGGTCGTCGTCACGGCTCAGTGCCCCTCTTCCCGCCAGGTGGCGTTCGGCCCGTCCAGCACGATGTCCCAGCGGTAGCCCATCGAGAACTCCGGCACGGACAGGCTGTGGTCGTAGGTGGCGACGAGCCGCTGCCGGGCGGCGTCGTCGGTCACGGACTGGATGATCGGGTCGTAGGGGAACAGCGGGTCGCCCGGGAAGTACATCTGGGTGACCAGCCGCTGGGTGAAGGCCGAGCCGAACATCGAGAAGTGGATGTGGGCGGGCCGCCAGGCGTTGAGGTGGTTGCGCCACGGGTACGGGCCCGGCTGGATGGTCGTGAAGTGGTACCGGCCGTCGGCGTCCGTGAGGGTGCGGCCCACCCCGGTGAAGTTCGGGTCCAGCGGGGCGTCGTGCTGCTCGCGCCGATGGGCGTAGCGGCCGGCCGCGTTGGCCTGCCAGATCTCGATGAGCTGGCCGCGCACGGGGCGCCCGGCACGGTCCAGGAGCCGCCCCGAGACGGTGATCCGCTCCCCGAGGGGCTCGCCGGTGTGCTGCCGGGTGAGGTCGTTGTCGATCTCGGTGACGTCCCGCTCGCCGAAGGCGGGGGAGTGCAGCTCGACCAGCTCCGGGTCGCTGCTCACGTCGATGGTGACCGGCGGCTGCTTCGGGTGGCGCAGCAGCGACGAGCGGTACGGCGCGTAGTCCCGGCGCGGATGGTGCTCGACGGGCGCTCCGTCCGCGATCCGCTTCTGATAGGCGGCGCGTTCGGCCGCGATCTCCTGGTCGATGTCGTGCTGGGTGAGCGTCATGGGGTCGTTCCTCGGGGGTCGTCGGCGTCCGTGATCAAGGCGGCACCGGTGCGGGCGGTGATCTCCTCCGCGCCGACACCGGGCGCGGTCTCGACGAGCCGCAGCCCGTCCGGGGTCACGTCCAGGACGCCGAGGTCGGTGACGATCCGGTCCACGCAGGCCCGGCCGGTCAGCGGCAGCGTGCACTCCCGCAGGATCTTCGGGGAGCCGTCCTTGGCGGTGTGGGTCATCACGACGATGACCGTGCGGGCGC containing:
- a CDS encoding DMT family transporter codes for the protein MTATLLAVVLSLVSAVAYAAAAVAQERLASRSAGTGLVRLLGSGAWWGTVLLNATGALLHVIALKYGPLTVVQPLGALTLVAAVPLGARLAGRRVRAVEWRGTALTLTGLAVILVMASAPAPDDVLSTPEAIGVAAVTVALTGMLAWPGARPGLRHATASGFASGVASALTQTVTVAATDHSAPVLSLQVTGVAVLVAALAAGGLLLSQTAYRGGLGAPLAVVTLANPLAAAVIGLVLLGERLRGGPAGVLAAVAGAGLASWGVVLLTRATPTPAVPAEPASSMADDAHPVAAVLALEPESAAPERVVVPRQPDPGHLTPL
- a CDS encoding phosphatase PAP2 family protein is translated as MNARTEPYRKEAAPPRPPLVRELLLVAGFFLAYKAGRQLATGHTGEAFRNADRLWDLERAVRLPGEGAVQHLLLHGDALIRLANTYYATVHFPATLAFLVWLYLRRPAHYVWARRVLTAVTGAALLLHLAFPLAPPRLLAATGLLDTARLYGPSVYGPPQTDQLSNQFAAMPSLHFGWALMLAVGLIAATRSRWRVLWLLHPALTLLVIVGTANHYWLDAIAATALLGLALALIPRPGRTATTAGRLLPAQRRGETASRDAVLAGAGR
- a CDS encoding TetR/AcrR family transcriptional regulator; the encoded protein is MTSQAADGPDTVAASRRSKLTREREQEFFDAVLDQIRACGYESVTMEGVAASTRCSKATLYRQWRTKPQFVAAALRASRQTRFDGIDTGSLADDLREAARATGAWSAKDTRLLQALGHAVTEDEELRTALREALIDPEIDALRQILQRGVERGEVPADHPALDYIPAQIFGVLRARPVLEGKDADPEYIVRFVEAAVLPTLGLT
- a CDS encoding DUF2510 domain-containing protein, with product MTQVTPPGWYPDPGRHSDGPPTERWWDGNAWTDQVRAAGTAATAGPPAGGAYPPYPVHPGYPGVPAPGARRGLRTGIAAGVAAVVLACIGVGVYALTAEDGPDGTAAGSREVPGRPDLPEGPGGESGGPSQAPEGSGPPRVESGSVADPLNGISLPVPDGWYGQQIRFGAQVASKDTYPCPAQTSETCMKGGAYSAPARELGTAGDTPEKVAEADIAENAKESYGTGYGKITSHKVLASKAVTVAGRKGYLVRWQAVTSKGSDGYVESLAFPSPASDGKEIVVVRLGVDADEGQAVLDEIVKGIEVSSGGGPGQDV
- a CDS encoding ATP-binding protein, which encodes MTEVRPTQAASASLWERDEEVAAIGRALDRLCAEETSSGSLLVLRAEAGLGKTALLAETRRIAEARGCTVWSARGGETLSSVPFNVVRQLLQPALLSLMPEEAREYLGDWYDIAGPALGIADPGDRQADPQGVCDGLVAAVRRLARREWPLVLLIDDAHWADQETLRWLAAFSERLAEQNVLVVVARRPGEVSGDSARHLDAIADAGDSVSTLSALTPEATAGLTRATLGAHADGPFCREVWAVTGGNPYETVELLAKVQENEFEPTEAAAGELRALNRAARGGGLVARLETLGIEATRFAWAAAILGTGITVDLVAELATMGVDDAVRCAELLRSARILTEPDPAGVQPDDGEFQFVHPLIATAVYNSIPDALRTAMHGIAARVVTDNGRGAAVAARHLLEVHPDGDEELVEQLREAAREHLAVGAPDAARRCLERALVEPPRPEIHAHVLHELGCATLLTAPAVTIDHLQRALALPGLDGDERVDAVYRLSQALLHNDQLEEAVRTVEAEAARQSGPTRLRLQAVQFMWEGIHGEAASPGRSARLADLAATCTGRDNSERALLILRGFDAMARGENAEEVAELCDRALVNGRLAPGLGWTDPEWGLELPMMLASAYAFTDRLDRAETLYNEALRAYESVGWSGGHLALAHAYVGLGHRRRGRLREAEESLRESLAFAERVGRRLPLHWSATCNLVDTLLARGHVEEAWDIAERYGFAPPYPSTIVLPDPRSVRGRLLLAVGRTKDGINELEAAEKAAAVRGHHNPVLVPWAVDLARALANEDPARAARLAAELRRHAERLGTDTAIGEALRCAAALETGQRAVRLAERAVTYLEASPCQYEHAVARVEYGLAARSAAELRRGLTLARSCGADGLVLQAEAALATGLL
- a CDS encoding SDR family NAD(P)-dependent oxidoreductase, producing the protein MSTLLLTGATSGLGRYVAFELVRAGHRVLAHGRDADRTERLVEELRAHGEADGYVADLASLAQVRELAAHVAGDHPELDVLINNAAVGGGPDLTRRELSADGHELRLAVNCLAPVVLTRALLPVLRANAPARIVNVGSAGQEPLDPADPEMTRGYDGVAAYCRSKFALAVHTFVLADELAGTGVSVNVVHPATHMDTAMVRDSGFTPFHTVADGAPGVVALATRDRGSGGYFEGTSPARAHPAAYDPGTRARLTAVTEQLLSL
- the pcaD gene encoding 3-oxoadipate enol-lactonase, which gives rise to MTLLHHRADGPASAPPLLLGPSLGTSYALWDAVAPELSPTHRVIRWDLPGHGGSPAGLLSPKATVADLAGLVLTLADSLGIERFAYAGVSLGGAVGLHLAVHHPERVTSLAAICSSAHFGGSAPWEERAERVRREGLAGLADTADARWFTTGFTVPRLVRDHREADPAAYAACCDALAAFDLRDLLDRITAPTLLVAGRDDPATPPAHLREIADAVPGAALVEIPGASHLAPAERPEAVLTALRAHLGGDGRRGMAVRREVLGDAHVDRAQARQTAFTARFQDFITRYAWGEIWTDPTLSRRERSMITLTALVAHSHHEELAMHVRAARRNGLTPDEIGAVLLQTAVYCGVPAANAAFAVAQRVLSEKSDADAGTAG
- the pcaB gene encoding 3-carboxy-cis,cis-muconate cycloisomerase, which codes for MTSAETGDSGLLAPGWTGSAAARATGDTAFLQALLDAEAALTRAQAALGLAPEEAARAVTGAADADRFDTRALAEEARAGGNPVIPLVGALTRAVGEEHGPYVHRGATSQDIMDTALMLVAVRALGPVLADLERAQRAFARLAAAHRDTALPGRTLTQHAVPTTFGLKAAGWRALVLDARDRTTAVRDTLPAQLGGAAGTLAVFGAYGAADPIALPAGYARELGLRVPELPWHTLRTPVADLAGCLAFTAGALGKAAVDVLTLSRTEIAEVAEGSGGGSSAMPHKSNPVRSTLIVAAARRAPQLAATLYGSLVAEDERPAGAWHAEWEPLRDLLRLVGGAARDAAELAEGLRVRPDAMRANLHLTGGAVVSERLSAELAPELGRARAKELLTRLAAEGRPLAEAPELADADLDPTHYTGSAGALTDRALERR
- the pcaG gene encoding protocatechuate 3,4-dioxygenase subunit alpha, which encodes MTTTDTNGPGGVLPTPSHTVGPFYGYALPFPGGEDIAPLGHPDTITVHGYVLDGAGAPLPDAFLELWGADPGGNIPTADGSMRRDPASGGHLGRNGVEFTGWGRTQTDADGHWYARTLRPGARGASAPYLSVCVFARGLLVHLFTRLYLPEDTAGHAADPLLAGLPPERRATLVARDEGRATYRFDIRLQGEGETVFLEYQ